A stretch of the Salvelinus sp. IW2-2015 unplaced genomic scaffold, ASM291031v2 Un_scaffold2203, whole genome shotgun sequence genome encodes the following:
- the LOC112073267 gene encoding LLGL scribble cell polarity complex component 2 isoform X1 has protein sequence MKRFRRHGQESHRDRIKQELYGFNKTVEHGFPHQPSALVFSPSLQLLAIGTRSGAIKLYGAPGVEFMGLHDENAAVTQVHFLPQQVDLVTLLDDNSLHMWTLRAHQGVSELLEIGRFTLTGPPGAPPSVTRVTAVLTHSSGDLLFLGTEGGHVFVVEVPGFRELEERNISLENVTNSLPEDYGGRRSLEHVESLQENPVNPRQVLIGYGRGMMVIWDLERQSAVKHIPATQQLESVWWTEDGGHVLSSHSDGSYCRWMVAGEGTQSEQEKSEVPYGHFPCKAISKIIQLPTEQGPPFLFLSGGMPRASYGDRHCISVIHSKTHVALDFTSRIIDFFVIRDGPDHTGDPSALVVLVEEELVVIDLQTEGWPVIQTPYLVPLHCSAITCSHHVSAIPLKLWERVLSAGALQNTHYSKKPWPITGGQNLSPDAPQRDLLLTGHEDGTVRFWDASGVCLYPMYKLSTAGVFLTDAEPNDNMNQGTEGEWPPFRKVGCFDPYSDDPRLGVQKIHLCKYSGYLTVAGTAGQILVLELNDETAEQTVEATVADLLQGQEGFRWKGHTRLEVKEEPVMFPPGFQPFALVQCQPPAVVTALTLHSEWKLVTFGTSHGFGLYDYQQKNTVLVRCTLNPSDQLAMEGPLSRVKSIKKSLRQSFRRIRRSRVSLRKHHVNSAAKVQEANARLEAELAEMELAPVQRKIEARSSDDSFTGLVRTLYFADTFLSDSSHHTPSLWAGTNGGSVLAYQLRLPPVERRAEDPVSAHPAKEIQLMHRAPVVGIVVLDGHGSPLPEPLEVAHDLARSADMQGCHQLLVISEEQFKVFTLPKVSAKMKLKLTAIDGSRVRRVGVAWFGSSRSEDYGESGLTVLTNQGDLHVVSLPGVKLQVQYPCIRREDVSGIASCVFTKHGQGFYLISPSEFERFSLSARCVVEPRSLVEVPSQTPSTTLPRAQPDGPSVAHRNSTRDTDDVEGSARRVMEHALLNDETVLQEIQKSLEGYQPTFLENNVKSALAGGKVLTNGD, from the exons ATGAAGAGGTTTAGGAGACATGGACAGGAGTCCCACAGAGATCGGATCAAACAGGAGCTCTATGGGTTCAACAAG ACGGTGGAGCATGGTTTTCCCCACCAGCCCAGTGCTCTGGTCTTCAGTCCCAGTCTACAGCTCCTGGCCATCGGCACACGCTCCGGCGCCATCAAACT TTATGGGGCTCCAGGTGTAGAGTTCATGGGTCTACATGATGAGAATGCTGCCGTCACACAGGTCCACTTCTTACCACAGCAG GTTGACTTGGTGACTCTGTTGGATGACAACAGTCTCCACATGTGGACCCTCAGAGCTCACCAAGGAGTCTCTGAGCTGCTGGAGATAGGACGCTTCACACTTACTGGACCCCCGGG GGCTCCTCCCAGTGTGACTCGTGTGACGGCGGTGCTGACCCACTCCTCTGGGGACCTGTTGTTTCTGGGAACAGAGGGGGGACACGTGTTCGTAGTGGAGGTACCGGGCTTCAGAGAACTAGAGGAGAGGAACATTAGCCTGGAGAATGTCaccaacag TTTACCAGAGGACTATGGAGGTCGTAGGAGCTTGGAGCATGTCGAGTCCTTACAAGAGAATCCTGTCAACCCACGCCAGGTTCTGATTGGCTACGGACGAGGCATGATGGTCATCTGGGACCTGGAGCGCCAATCAGCCGTCAAACACATCCCCGCTACTCAG CAACTAGAGAGCGTGTGGTGGACGGAGGACGGCGGCCATGTTCTCAGTTCCCATAGTGACGGGAGCTACTGTCGCTGGATGGTGGCCGGGGAGGGGACACAAAGCGAACAGGAGAAGTCCGAAGTACCGTATG GCCACTTCCCCTGTAAGGCCATCTCTAAAATCATCCAGCTCCCTACAGAACAAGG GCCTCCGTTCCTGTTCCTCAGTGGCGGCATGCCCCGGGCCAGCTACGGCGACAGACACTGTATCAGTGTGATCCACAGTAAAACACACGTGGCTCTGGACTTCACCTCCAGAATCATCGACTTCTTTGTCATCAGAGACGGACCAGACCATACAG gcgACCCCAGTGCGTTGGTGGTGCTAGTAGAGGAGGAGTTGGTAGTGATAGATCTTCAgactgaagggtggccagtcatcCAGACTCCGTACCTGGTCCCTCTCCACTGCTCGGCCATCACCTGCTCCCACCACGTCTCTGCTATACCCCTGAAGCTGTGGGAGAGGGTCCTGTCTGCCGGAGCACTGCAGAACACACACTACTCTAAGAAG CCGTGGCCTATAACAGGAGGACAGAACCTGTCTCCCGACGCTCCTCAGCGAGACCTACTTCTCACAGG gcaCGAGGACGGTACGGTCCGTTTCTGGGACGCGTCGGGAGTCTGTCTGTACCCCATGTACAAGCTGAGCACGGCAGGGGTGTTCCTCACTGACGCAGAACCCAATGACAACATGAACCAGGGCACGGAGGGAGAGTGGCCACCTTTCAGAAAG GTGGGTTGTTTTGACCCGTACAGTGACGACCCTCGCCTGGGCGTTCAGAAGATCCACCTGTGTAAATACAGCGGTTACCTGACTGTAGCTGGCACCGCTGGACAG ATCCTGGTGTTAGAGCTGAATGATGAGACAGCGGAACAGACGGTGGAAGCCACGGTAGCTGACCTGTTACAGGGACAGGAGGGCTTCCGCTGGAAA GGCCACACGCGTCTGGAGGTGAAGGAGGAGCCGGTGATGTTCCCCCCAGGATTCCAGCCCTTTGCCCTGGTCCAGTGTCAGCCTCCGGCCGTGGTCACCGCCCTCACCCTGCACTCTGAGTGGAAACTAGTGACCTTTGGGACCAGCCACGGCTTCGGACTCTACGACTACCAGCAGAAAAACACCGTCCTCGTCAG GTGTACTCTGAACCCCAGTGACCAGCTGGCTATGGAAGGGCCTCTGTCCAGAGTAAAGAGCATTAAGAAGTCTCTCCGCCAGTCCTTCAGGAGGATCAGACGCAGCCGGGTGTCTTTACGGAAACACCACGTCAACAGCGCTGCcaag GTGCAGGAGGCCAATGCTCGTCTGGAGGCTGAGCTAGCAGAGATGGAGTTAGCTCCTGTTCAGAGAAAGATAGAGGCTCGATCCTCAGACGACTCCTTCACCGGCCTCGTTCGCACGCTGTACTTCGCTGACACCTTCCTCTCAGACa GCTCCCATCACACGCCCTCTCTCTGGGCAGGGACCAATGGGGGCTCGGTATTAGCCTACCAGCTCCGCCTACCGCCTGTGGAACGCAGAGCAGAGGACCCCGTCTCCGCCCACCCTG CTAAGGAGATCCAGCTGATGCACCGTGCTCCAGTAGTGGGCATCGTGGTGTTGGATGGCCACGGTTCCCCTCTGCCTGAGCCCCTGGAGGTGGCCCACGACCTGGCCCGCTCAGCTGACATGCAGGGCTGCCACCAGCTACTGGTCATATCCGAGGAACAGTTtaag GTGTTCACCCTGCCCAAGGTGAGCGCTAAGATGAAGTTAAAGCTCACCGCCATCGATGGTTCGCGCGTGCGCAGGGTGGGCGTGGCCTGGTTCGGCAGCAGCCGCTCGGAGGACTATGGTGAGAGCGGCCTCACCGTCCTGACCAATCAGGGAGACCTCCACGTGGTGTCGTTGCCGGGGGTGAAATTGCAGGTCCAGTACCCCTGTATCCGCAGAGAGGACGTCAGCGGCATCGCGTCCTGTGTCTTCACCAAACACGGACAGG gttTCTACCTGATCTCTCCGTCTGAGTTTGAGCGTTTCTCTCTGTCCGCTCGCTGTGTGGTGGAGCCCCGGTCTCTAGTGGAGGTGCCCTCCCAGACACCCAGCACCACCCTGCCTCGGGCGCAGCCTGACGGGCCGTCTGTGGCGCACAG AAATTCCACGCGGGACACCGATGACGTGG AGGGCTCTGCTAGACGTGTGATGGAGCATGCTTTGCTGAATGACGAGA CGGTGCTTCAGGAGATCCAGAAATCTCTAGAAGGATACCAGCC GACGTTCCTGGAGAACAATGTGAAGAGTGCTCTCGCTGGAGGGAAGGTGCTGACCAATGGAG actga
- the LOC112073267 gene encoding LLGL scribble cell polarity complex component 2 isoform X2, producing MKRFRRHGQESHRDRIKQELYGFNKTVEHGFPHQPSALVFSPSLQLLAIGTRSGAIKLYGAPGVEFMGLHDENAAVTQVHFLPQQVDLVTLLDDNSLHMWTLRAHQGVSELLEIGRFTLTGPPGAPPSVTRVTAVLTHSSGDLLFLGTEGGHVFVVEVPGFRELEERNISLENVTNSLPEDYGGRRSLEHVESLQENPVNPRQVLIGYGRGMMVIWDLERQSAVKHIPATQQLESVWWTEDGGHVLSSHSDGSYCRWMVAGEGTQSEQEKSEVPYGHFPCKAISKIIQLPTEQGPPFLFLSGGMPRASYGDRHCISVIHSKTHVALDFTSRIIDFFVIRDGPDHTGDPSALVVLVEEELVVIDLQTEGWPVIQTPYLVPLHCSAITCSHHVSAIPLKLWERVLSAGALQNTHYSKKPWPITGGQNLSPDAPQRDLLLTGHEDGTVRFWDASGVCLYPMYKLSTAGVFLTDAEPNDNMNQGTEGEWPPFRKVGCFDPYSDDPRLGVQKIHLCKYSGYLTVAGTAGQILVLELNDETAEQTVEATVADLLQGQEGFRWKGHTRLEVKEEPVMFPPGFQPFALVQCQPPAVVTALTLHSEWKLVTFGTSHGFGLYDYQQKNTVLVRCTLNPSDQLAMEGPLSRVKSIKKSLRQSFRRIRRSRVSLRKHHVNSAAKVQEANARLEAELAEMELAPVQRKIEARSSDDSFTGLVRTLYFADTFLSDSSHHTPSLWAGTNGGSVLAYQLRLPPVERRAEDPVSAHPAKEIQLMHRAPVVGIVVLDGHGSPLPEPLEVAHDLARSADMQGCHQLLVISEEQFKVFTLPKVSAKMKLKLTAIDGSRVRRVGVAWFGSSRSEDYGESGLTVLTNQGDLHVVSLPGVKLQVQYPCIRREDVSGIASCVFTKHGQGFYLISPSEFERFSLSARCVVEPRSLVEVPSQTPSTTLPRAQPDGPSVAHRNSTRDTDDVAVLQEIQKSLEGYQPTFLENNVKSALAGGKVLTNGD from the exons ATGAAGAGGTTTAGGAGACATGGACAGGAGTCCCACAGAGATCGGATCAAACAGGAGCTCTATGGGTTCAACAAG ACGGTGGAGCATGGTTTTCCCCACCAGCCCAGTGCTCTGGTCTTCAGTCCCAGTCTACAGCTCCTGGCCATCGGCACACGCTCCGGCGCCATCAAACT TTATGGGGCTCCAGGTGTAGAGTTCATGGGTCTACATGATGAGAATGCTGCCGTCACACAGGTCCACTTCTTACCACAGCAG GTTGACTTGGTGACTCTGTTGGATGACAACAGTCTCCACATGTGGACCCTCAGAGCTCACCAAGGAGTCTCTGAGCTGCTGGAGATAGGACGCTTCACACTTACTGGACCCCCGGG GGCTCCTCCCAGTGTGACTCGTGTGACGGCGGTGCTGACCCACTCCTCTGGGGACCTGTTGTTTCTGGGAACAGAGGGGGGACACGTGTTCGTAGTGGAGGTACCGGGCTTCAGAGAACTAGAGGAGAGGAACATTAGCCTGGAGAATGTCaccaacag TTTACCAGAGGACTATGGAGGTCGTAGGAGCTTGGAGCATGTCGAGTCCTTACAAGAGAATCCTGTCAACCCACGCCAGGTTCTGATTGGCTACGGACGAGGCATGATGGTCATCTGGGACCTGGAGCGCCAATCAGCCGTCAAACACATCCCCGCTACTCAG CAACTAGAGAGCGTGTGGTGGACGGAGGACGGCGGCCATGTTCTCAGTTCCCATAGTGACGGGAGCTACTGTCGCTGGATGGTGGCCGGGGAGGGGACACAAAGCGAACAGGAGAAGTCCGAAGTACCGTATG GCCACTTCCCCTGTAAGGCCATCTCTAAAATCATCCAGCTCCCTACAGAACAAGG GCCTCCGTTCCTGTTCCTCAGTGGCGGCATGCCCCGGGCCAGCTACGGCGACAGACACTGTATCAGTGTGATCCACAGTAAAACACACGTGGCTCTGGACTTCACCTCCAGAATCATCGACTTCTTTGTCATCAGAGACGGACCAGACCATACAG gcgACCCCAGTGCGTTGGTGGTGCTAGTAGAGGAGGAGTTGGTAGTGATAGATCTTCAgactgaagggtggccagtcatcCAGACTCCGTACCTGGTCCCTCTCCACTGCTCGGCCATCACCTGCTCCCACCACGTCTCTGCTATACCCCTGAAGCTGTGGGAGAGGGTCCTGTCTGCCGGAGCACTGCAGAACACACACTACTCTAAGAAG CCGTGGCCTATAACAGGAGGACAGAACCTGTCTCCCGACGCTCCTCAGCGAGACCTACTTCTCACAGG gcaCGAGGACGGTACGGTCCGTTTCTGGGACGCGTCGGGAGTCTGTCTGTACCCCATGTACAAGCTGAGCACGGCAGGGGTGTTCCTCACTGACGCAGAACCCAATGACAACATGAACCAGGGCACGGAGGGAGAGTGGCCACCTTTCAGAAAG GTGGGTTGTTTTGACCCGTACAGTGACGACCCTCGCCTGGGCGTTCAGAAGATCCACCTGTGTAAATACAGCGGTTACCTGACTGTAGCTGGCACCGCTGGACAG ATCCTGGTGTTAGAGCTGAATGATGAGACAGCGGAACAGACGGTGGAAGCCACGGTAGCTGACCTGTTACAGGGACAGGAGGGCTTCCGCTGGAAA GGCCACACGCGTCTGGAGGTGAAGGAGGAGCCGGTGATGTTCCCCCCAGGATTCCAGCCCTTTGCCCTGGTCCAGTGTCAGCCTCCGGCCGTGGTCACCGCCCTCACCCTGCACTCTGAGTGGAAACTAGTGACCTTTGGGACCAGCCACGGCTTCGGACTCTACGACTACCAGCAGAAAAACACCGTCCTCGTCAG GTGTACTCTGAACCCCAGTGACCAGCTGGCTATGGAAGGGCCTCTGTCCAGAGTAAAGAGCATTAAGAAGTCTCTCCGCCAGTCCTTCAGGAGGATCAGACGCAGCCGGGTGTCTTTACGGAAACACCACGTCAACAGCGCTGCcaag GTGCAGGAGGCCAATGCTCGTCTGGAGGCTGAGCTAGCAGAGATGGAGTTAGCTCCTGTTCAGAGAAAGATAGAGGCTCGATCCTCAGACGACTCCTTCACCGGCCTCGTTCGCACGCTGTACTTCGCTGACACCTTCCTCTCAGACa GCTCCCATCACACGCCCTCTCTCTGGGCAGGGACCAATGGGGGCTCGGTATTAGCCTACCAGCTCCGCCTACCGCCTGTGGAACGCAGAGCAGAGGACCCCGTCTCCGCCCACCCTG CTAAGGAGATCCAGCTGATGCACCGTGCTCCAGTAGTGGGCATCGTGGTGTTGGATGGCCACGGTTCCCCTCTGCCTGAGCCCCTGGAGGTGGCCCACGACCTGGCCCGCTCAGCTGACATGCAGGGCTGCCACCAGCTACTGGTCATATCCGAGGAACAGTTtaag GTGTTCACCCTGCCCAAGGTGAGCGCTAAGATGAAGTTAAAGCTCACCGCCATCGATGGTTCGCGCGTGCGCAGGGTGGGCGTGGCCTGGTTCGGCAGCAGCCGCTCGGAGGACTATGGTGAGAGCGGCCTCACCGTCCTGACCAATCAGGGAGACCTCCACGTGGTGTCGTTGCCGGGGGTGAAATTGCAGGTCCAGTACCCCTGTATCCGCAGAGAGGACGTCAGCGGCATCGCGTCCTGTGTCTTCACCAAACACGGACAGG gttTCTACCTGATCTCTCCGTCTGAGTTTGAGCGTTTCTCTCTGTCCGCTCGCTGTGTGGTGGAGCCCCGGTCTCTAGTGGAGGTGCCCTCCCAGACACCCAGCACCACCCTGCCTCGGGCGCAGCCTGACGGGCCGTCTGTGGCGCACAG AAATTCCACGCGGGACACCGATGACGTGG CGGTGCTTCAGGAGATCCAGAAATCTCTAGAAGGATACCAGCC GACGTTCCTGGAGAACAATGTGAAGAGTGCTCTCGCTGGAGGGAAGGTGCTGACCAATGGAG actga